From the Ostrinia nubilalis chromosome 8, ilOstNubi1.1, whole genome shotgun sequence genome, one window contains:
- the LOC135073952 gene encoding uncharacterized protein LOC135073952 produces MFAMKWKVIFFCVLFTQTSASFFDEFRGVMSSVESSFGKLLSDVVVDVRETIGCTILAVKQVLALGGIFHESSDYDTRCRGFNNKDTSTYVEAKKEDTIISSYVSKTDSNEKSLSERVSKEIDESVSNVHNKMLDLIDKNDAHKNILKAKANIVHESDRLPEITALLRRELSTISEDVKRELRKVESNPNPTVDGIWGDIRILHEFELNHKNTPQATEIHHILNEILSVLRGDEMLTPNTVTLADKESDDAFAEIESQFEKMEEKEEKPIQLEKAEVKKDNSDIIKNPKDFPLTFKGVAKKIMDETSKTFRFADGSSQQYEVVVTTTTVKPSSTEKNVEYPEELPDYHQFFQLAPKDSTAHKEAVQEATSLIEKSKQNDAIMKDYFKKVDNVGTSVFDDPDLFGFA; encoded by the exons ATGTTTGCCATGAAGTGGAAGGTGATTTTCTTCTGTGTATTATTTACGCAG ACATCTGCGTCGTTTTTTGATGAATTTCGAGGAGTTATGTCTTCAGTAGAAAGTAGCTTCGGGAAACTCCTAAGCGACGTGGTTGTGGACGTTCGGGAAACTATCGGATGCACAATTCTAGCAGTGAAACAAGTGTTAGCCTTGGGTGGAATTTTTCATGAGTCATCAGATTATGATACAAGATGTAGAGGATTTAATAATAAAGATACATCAACCTATGTAGAAGCCAAAAAGGAAGACACAATTATTTCATCTTACGTATCTAAAACTGATTCAAATGAAAAATCTTTGTCGGAACGAGTATCAAAAGAAATTGACGAATCTGTCAGTAACGTACATAATAAAATGTTGGATCTTATTGATAAAAATGATGCTCATAAAAACATACTTAAAGCTAAGGCCAATATTGTCCACGAAAGTGATAGACTCCCTGAAATAACAGCTTTGCTCCGTCGCGAACTAAGCACCATATCCGAAGATGTTAAAAGGGAACTAAGAAAAGTAGAATCGAATCCTAACCCTACAGTAGACGGCATTTGGGGCGACATTAGAATACTTCATGAATTTGAATTAAATCACAAAAATACTCCTCAAGCCACGGAAATACATCACATCTTAAACGAGATATTAAGTGTTTTGCGTGGAGACGAAATGTTAACACCAAATACAGTAACGCTTGCCGATAAAGAATCAGATGATGCATTTGCAGAAATCGAGAGCCAGTTTGAAAAAatggaagaaaaagaagaaaaaccaATACAACTTGAAAAGGCTGAAGTTAAAAAAGATAATAGCGATATCATAAAAAATCCCAAGGATTTTCCTTTAACGTTTAAAGGTGTTGCAAAAAAAATTATGGATGAAACTAGCAAGACGTTCAGATTTGCAGATGGATCTTCACAACAATATGAGGTGGTTGTTACGACAACTACAGTAAAACCCAGTAGTACGGAGAAGAATGTGGAATATCCTGAAGAATTACCAGATTACCATCAGTTTTTTCAATTGGCGCCCAAGGACAGTACTGCTCACAAAGAAGCTGTCCAAGAGGCCACTTCATTAATCGAAAAAAGCAAACAAAACGATGCCATTATGAAAGACTATTTCAAAAAGGTAGACAATGTCGGGACTAGTGTCTTCGATGACCCTGACTTATTTggatttgcataa